The proteins below are encoded in one region of Rana temporaria chromosome 2, aRanTem1.1, whole genome shotgun sequence:
- the LOC120927387 gene encoding KN motif and ankyrin repeat domain-containing protein 1-like — protein sequence MTQSINISNNLPDLGAPFLYWDRNESDKASYCVETPYGFQLDLDFLKYVDDIQSGQTLKKMSLSRKLRSSRRSTSSLRSLSSQTGISVSTESLDYSEDGTSSDSVFFSRDVVDNSYSGAAKQALGLRKSNPISPTPFFKLLPPPPARSLLNARVEKALEGRKKQEQLIVDYEKSSNLSKLSSASRSSPNLTQGSLSTLQYNKGGDRRAVLSPTSTGSMKFSPVNSGRNTPADNSSSTHLQYIREQMAVSLKQLKDLEEQVKVIPLLQKQMYALEREKKQLTDELEKQRAYAIGMPSMANSGLHDIDLKKKLDAISENEIKTETITSKSEIRLESGLSKPSKITELKRLTEKLSDTERKSHEKAATDKTFVRYPAVKEKSRKSVSVGENIPMTESVFYYRSQREKKDAAVQYSTETSDVGVWVMEPLLGLTSEAEREIQILEHTIEHQRAVIKILENNLKAACDEMDELRVAVSTRTIINVQPNPVEASADANGPKPSEEYLQMVDTRALFAPEMSASGSDIELNRLDQFEDETVVDMMTEWKEISTHSKGQFKPGSNGFDTISVPISEHELAILGRDEVDSPDNKDIKCDISKKDIKDAETYATGAYAGEKNKAIMHPQSSEEVQEDNAGEDTDESRTLKSLDEVIMSCAQVLAS from the exons ATGACACAGTCTATAAATATAAGTAATAATCTTCCAG ATCTAGGAGCTCCCTTCTTATACTGGGATCGTAATGAAAGTGACAAGGCTTCCTACTGTGTGGAAACACCATATGGATTCCAGTTGGATTTGGACTTTCTAAAATATGTTGATGATATCCAGAGTGGTCAGACTTTGAAGAAAATGTCTCTAAGCAGAAAACTAAGATCATCACGGCGCTCTACATCATCTTTAAGAAGCCTGTCCAGCCAAACTGGAATTTCGGTTTCAACAGAGTCTTTGGATTATAGTGAGGATGGCACCTCATCAGACTCAGTTTTTTTCTCAAGAGATGTTGTAGATAACAGCTACTCTGGTGCGGCCAAACAGGCATTGGGTTTAAGAAAGTCAAATCCAATATCGCCAACACCCTTCTTTAAACTTCTCCCACCTCCACCAGCAAGGTCTCTTTTGAACGCTCGTGTTGAAAAAGCACTTGAGGGTAGAAAAAAACAAGAGCAACTAATTGTAGATTATGAAAAGTCTTCAAATCTTTCCAAGCTTAGTTCTGCTAGTAGAAGTTCACCCAATCTCACCCAAGGATCTTTATCAACTTTGCAGTATAATAAAGGTGGAGACAGACGTGCAGTCCTAAGTCCAACCTCCACCGGATCTATGAAATTCAGTCCTGTGAATTCTGGAAGAAATACTCCAGCTGATAATTCTTCTTCAACTCATCTTCAGTATATTCGGGAGCAGATGGCTGTTTCATTGAAGCAGCTGAAAGACCTTGAAGAACAGGTAAAAGTAATTCCTCTCTTACAGAAGCAAATGTATGCACTtgaaagagagaaaaagcagCTTACAGATGAACTGGAGAAGCAGAGGGCATATGCCATTGGAATGCCATCAATGGCTAACTCTGGCCTCCATGATATTGATTTAAAGAAAAAGCTTGACGCTATATCTGAAAATGAGATTAAAACAGAAACGATAACATCTAAATCTGAAATTAGATTAGAGTCTGGATTATCTAAGCCAAGTAAAATTACAGAGCTAAAAAGACTCACAGAGAAATTAAGTGATACAGAAAGaaaaagccatgaaaaagcagcaaCTGACAAAACATTTGTTCGTTATCCAGCAGTGAAGGAAAAGTCCAGAAAGTCTGTATCTGTTGGTGAGAATATTCCTATGACAGAGTCTGTGTTTTACTATAGATCTCAACGTGAAAAAAAAGATGCTGCCGTACAATATTCAACTGAAACATCAGATGTAGGTGTTTGGGTAATGGAACCATTGTTAGGACTGACATCCGAAGCTGAGAGGGAAATACAGATTTTGGAACATACAATAGAACATCAAAGAGCTGTTATCAAAATTCTTGAAAATAATCTTAAGGCTGCCTGTGATGAAATGGATGAGCTAAGGGTAGCTGTCTCCACCAGAACCATCATAAATGTGCAACCAAACCCAGTGGAAGCGTCAGCAGATGCAAACGGTCCAAAACCATCTGAAGAATACTTACAAATGGTGGACACAAGAGCGCTTTTTGCTCCAGAAATGTCTGCAAGTGGCAGTGATATTGAATTAAATAGATTAGATCAGTTTGAAGATGAAACTGTTGTGGATATGATGACTGAATGGAAAGAAATAAGTACACATTCTAAAGGACAGTTCAAACCCGGTAGTAATGGATTTGACACCATAAGTGTACCGATTTCTGAGCATGAACTGGCAATCTTAGGAAGAGATGAGGTGGATAGTCCCGACAATAAAGATATTAAGTGTGATATATCTAAAAAAGATATCAAAGATGCTGAAACATATGCCACTGGGGCTTATGCAGGAGAAAAGAACAAAGCGATAATGCATCCTCAGAGTTCAGAAGAAGTGCAAGAGGATAATGCAGGTGAAGATACAGATGAAAGCAGGACATTAAAATCTTTAGATGAAGTCA